From the genome of Candidatus Dependentiae bacterium, one region includes:
- the rsmG gene encoding 16S rRNA (guanine(527)-N(7))-methyltransferase RsmG encodes MEINKKEQTIWNIFAEREKLTPQQLELFQKYAYMLIEWNKKFNLTAITGLQEIVTKHFIDSLALRKYVDLNNVKSIGDIGAGAGFPGVPLNIVYPDLGVILIEVNHKKIQFLEALIAQLGLKNIEICDLDWRTFLRKTESEVEYFVSRATMDPAELCRMFKPSCPYKNSKLVYWATSKFEIDKKLQEFVLDTKEYSLGYADRKLIFFGLKK; translated from the coding sequence ATGGAAATAAATAAAAAAGAACAAACCATTTGGAACATATTTGCTGAAAGAGAAAAATTGACACCTCAGCAGCTTGAATTGTTTCAAAAATATGCTTATATGCTTATCGAATGGAACAAAAAGTTTAATTTGACAGCCATTACCGGTTTACAAGAAATAGTGACAAAGCATTTTATCGATTCATTAGCTTTGCGAAAATATGTTGATTTGAACAATGTAAAGTCTATTGGTGATATTGGGGCGGGTGCAGGATTTCCGGGTGTGCCTCTAAATATTGTGTATCCTGATTTGGGTGTGATTTTGATCGAAGTAAATCATAAAAAAATTCAATTTTTAGAAGCTTTAATTGCGCAGTTGGGATTAAAAAACATTGAAATTTGTGATCTTGATTGGCGAACATTTTTGCGAAAAACAGAAAGCGAAGTCGAATATTTTGTTTCCCGTGCAACTATGGATCCGGCAGAACTTTGCCGAATGTTTAAACCTTCATGCCCATACAAAAATAGTAAGCTTGTTTACTGGGCAACCAGCAAATTTGAAATTGATAAAAAACTGCAGGAATTTGTGCTTGATACCAAAGAATACAGTCTTGGTTACGCGGATCGAAAATTAATCTTTTTTGGATTGAAAAAATAG
- a CDS encoding valine--tRNA ligase produces the protein MEKNFDHKIFEPQARKLWEENKINEFDKDSKKELFSIDTPPPTVSGSLHMGHMYSYTQQDLIARYKRMRGFNVFYPMGFDDNGLATEKFVEKKHQIKGKMMKRSDFIELCLKESHEAEKQFEELWKTMGLSIDWNLIYSTISPKSRKISQISFLDLYKKNLVYRKDEPSLYCTTCQTTVAQAELENIDVSSTFNDIEFETETGEKLTISTTRPELLAACVAIFYNPSDSRYSHLKNKYAITPIYNQKVQILPDEKVSVEKGTGLVMCCTFGDQTDIWWQKKYNLPFIQIIGFDGKWTAKSGQLEGLRVHDARKKILELLKESGKLLAQKQITHPVNTHERCKQEIEYLILTQWFIKILDHKQEFIDAANKIEWKPKFMQSRYNDWVENLAWDWCISRQRFYGVPFPVWHCQDCGCTLLAQEKDLPIDPQETTYPAGKCDKCGSTNIKAETDVMDTWATSALTPQLNANWPQNDVGIKMPMSLRPQAHDIIRTWAFYTIVKAHYHNKTLPWTTIALSGYVTADGKEKISKSKGNAKFTPQSMLELYPTDTIRYWSANGRLGCDTILNDTQLKIGNRLVTKLWNAFRFCKEHIANYEKSENIKHGKLNQWLLHKFSQTYAQYIKQFDTYEYTAALQEIETFFWQIFCDNYLELVKDQFFNPDKYSKKEIESTRFALYEVGFGILQLFAPFVPYISESIYQIIYKDKEDHISLHQTKLDAKRFSYEFTNSATIFDELVNIIGQVRKLKSEKALSLKTELKELQIFGSDSKTFDLIKSEENVILGVTNAKQIIYKEEKLEAPSLLQEGETWMAKVCLK, from the coding sequence ATGGAAAAGAATTTTGATCATAAGATTTTTGAACCACAAGCAAGAAAGCTTTGGGAAGAAAATAAAATTAACGAATTTGATAAAGATTCAAAAAAAGAACTTTTTAGCATCGATACTCCTCCGCCAACAGTTTCCGGCAGTTTGCACATGGGACACATGTACTCTTATACCCAGCAAGATTTGATTGCCCGCTACAAGAGAATGCGCGGATTCAATGTTTTTTACCCAATGGGATTTGATGACAATGGGCTTGCAACAGAGAAATTTGTTGAGAAAAAACATCAGATCAAAGGCAAAATGATGAAAAGATCAGATTTCATCGAACTATGCCTAAAAGAATCACACGAAGCTGAAAAGCAGTTTGAAGAACTTTGGAAAACTATGGGGCTTTCAATTGACTGGAATTTAATTTATTCCACAATTTCTCCAAAAAGTCGTAAGATTTCTCAAATTTCATTTTTAGATCTTTATAAAAAAAATCTTGTTTATCGCAAAGATGAACCATCACTTTACTGCACAACTTGCCAAACAACAGTTGCTCAAGCAGAACTTGAAAATATAGATGTTTCATCAACTTTCAACGACATAGAATTTGAAACAGAAACCGGCGAAAAACTTACGATTTCTACCACAAGGCCAGAACTTCTTGCTGCATGCGTTGCTATTTTTTACAATCCTTCAGATTCTCGTTATTCACATTTAAAAAACAAATATGCAATCACACCAATCTACAACCAAAAAGTACAAATTTTACCTGATGAAAAGGTAAGCGTCGAAAAAGGAACCGGTCTAGTAATGTGCTGCACGTTCGGTGATCAAACCGACATCTGGTGGCAGAAAAAGTACAATTTACCGTTTATTCAAATCATCGGCTTCGATGGTAAATGGACAGCCAAAAGCGGACAGCTTGAAGGATTAAGAGTTCACGATGCACGCAAAAAGATTTTAGAATTACTCAAAGAAAGCGGAAAACTTTTAGCACAAAAACAAATTACACACCCTGTTAACACTCACGAACGTTGCAAACAAGAAATCGAATATTTAATTTTGACACAATGGTTTATCAAAATATTGGACCACAAACAAGAGTTTATAGACGCTGCAAACAAAATTGAGTGGAAACCAAAATTTATGCAATCACGCTACAACGACTGGGTAGAAAACCTAGCTTGGGATTGGTGCATCTCACGCCAGAGATTTTATGGCGTTCCATTTCCAGTTTGGCATTGTCAAGATTGTGGTTGCACATTGCTCGCACAAGAAAAAGATCTTCCAATCGATCCACAAGAAACTACATATCCTGCAGGAAAATGTGATAAATGTGGCAGCACAAATATAAAAGCTGAAACAGATGTCATGGACACTTGGGCGACATCAGCATTAACCCCCCAGCTAAACGCAAACTGGCCGCAAAATGATGTTGGTATAAAGATGCCTATGAGTTTACGACCACAAGCACATGACATCATTCGCACTTGGGCTTTTTATACAATCGTAAAAGCGCATTATCATAACAAAACATTACCATGGACAACCATTGCTCTTTCGGGTTATGTAACGGCGGATGGCAAAGAAAAAATTTCAAAGTCCAAAGGCAATGCAAAGTTCACTCCACAATCTATGCTCGAGCTTTACCCAACAGATACTATTCGCTATTGGTCAGCAAACGGAAGACTTGGATGCGATACAATACTAAATGATACACAGCTAAAAATTGGAAATAGACTTGTAACAAAACTTTGGAACGCATTTAGATTTTGCAAAGAACATATCGCAAATTATGAAAAATCAGAAAATATCAAACATGGTAAATTAAATCAGTGGCTTTTACACAAATTTAGCCAAACATATGCGCAGTACATAAAACAATTTGATACTTACGAATACACAGCAGCGCTCCAAGAAATCGAAACATTTTTCTGGCAAATTTTCTGTGATAACTACCTTGAACTTGTTAAAGACCAATTCTTTAATCCAGATAAGTATTCAAAAAAAGAGATTGAAAGCACACGCTTTGCACTTTATGAAGTTGGATTTGGAATATTACAACTTTTTGCACCATTTGTTCCTTACATCAGCGAATCTATCTACCAAATTATTTATAAAGACAAAGAAGATCACATCTCACTGCACCAAACAAAATTGGATGCTAAACGCTTTTCTTATGAATTTACAAATAGCGCAACTATCTTCGATGAATTAGTAAACATAATTGGTCAGGTAAGAAAACTAAAAAGTGAAAAAGCGCTCTCGCTCAAAACCGAGCTTAAAGAGTTACAAATCTTTGGAAGTGATAGCAAAACATTCGATCTAATTAAATCTGAAGAAAATGTGATTTTGGGTGTAACAAATGCAAAACAGATAATATACAAAGAAGAAAAACTAGAAGCTCCAAGTTTGCTACAAGAAGGTGAAACTTGGATGGCAAAAGTCTGTTTAAAATAA